A single genomic interval of Halobacillus halophilus DSM 2266 harbors:
- a CDS encoding Zn-dependent hydrolase has protein sequence MSSEWDLHRELIKDYDNRYDYNGVSGDRLARRLHLLSEIGLTEDKGSMRIGFSQEEKQAKELAIEWMKEAGLAISKDGAGNIFGRLEGKDPEKPAVLSGSHLDSVPNGGHFDGPLGVLSALEVVEAWRASGYQPDVPYEVVIFSDEEGARFNSGLTGSRAMTGTADIELQGELTDQDGKSFEEVMNGIGLSTETFAGAVRNLEEIETFVEVHIEQGKRLEQNNLPVGIVEGIAGPSWLEFDFIGEAGHAGNTPMTERQDALVAAGEFIRNIYDLPREYSDSAVATVGKLNVYPNGINVIPGKVALNVDVRDIFEETRNQLIERIEKEAARISKELEVEYRFRQTLKVDPVPIPDHLKEKLGQALEQHGIEPMELPSGAGHDALIIGHYLPVAMLFVKSKDGVSHTPDEWSSLNDCVQGVHVLKSYIESFS, from the coding sequence GTGAGTTCGGAATGGGATTTACATCGAGAATTAATCAAGGATTACGATAATCGTTATGATTATAATGGCGTAAGCGGAGACCGCCTGGCCAGGCGCCTGCATCTTCTGTCTGAGATTGGATTAACAGAAGATAAAGGAAGCATGCGCATTGGCTTTTCTCAAGAAGAGAAGCAGGCTAAAGAGCTGGCCATCGAGTGGATGAAGGAAGCGGGGCTTGCGATATCTAAGGATGGAGCTGGAAATATATTCGGTCGTTTAGAAGGTAAAGATCCTGAGAAACCCGCCGTTTTAAGTGGTTCACACCTGGATAGTGTACCTAACGGTGGCCACTTTGACGGACCTCTCGGAGTTCTTTCAGCTCTTGAAGTAGTTGAGGCGTGGAGAGCAAGTGGTTATCAGCCTGATGTGCCGTACGAAGTGGTTATCTTTTCCGATGAAGAAGGAGCCCGCTTCAACAGTGGTCTTACAGGGAGTCGTGCTATGACAGGAACGGCGGATATTGAGCTGCAAGGAGAACTTACTGATCAGGATGGAAAAAGCTTTGAGGAAGTCATGAATGGAATTGGGCTTTCTACTGAAACCTTTGCCGGTGCTGTTCGAAATTTAGAAGAAATCGAGACGTTTGTGGAAGTCCATATTGAACAAGGAAAGAGACTTGAGCAGAATAACCTGCCAGTTGGTATTGTCGAAGGAATTGCTGGACCGAGCTGGCTGGAATTTGATTTCATTGGAGAAGCTGGTCACGCCGGCAATACGCCTATGACGGAGCGTCAGGATGCGCTGGTGGCGGCTGGAGAATTCATTCGAAATATTTATGATCTTCCAAGGGAATATAGTGATTCTGCTGTAGCAACGGTAGGTAAGCTGAATGTATATCCGAATGGAATTAACGTTATTCCTGGAAAAGTTGCTTTGAATGTCGATGTTCGTGATATCTTCGAAGAAACTAGGAACCAATTGATTGAACGGATTGAGAAAGAAGCGGCACGGATTTCAAAAGAGCTTGAGGTGGAATACCGCTTTCGTCAGACCTTGAAAGTAGATCCTGTACCGATTCCTGATCACTTAAAGGAAAAGCTGGGTCAGGCTTTAGAGCAGCACGGTATTGAGCCAATGGAGCTGCCAAGCGGAGCCGGACACGACGCTTTGATTATCGGCCATTATTTGCCTGTCGCTATGCTGTTTGTTAAGAGTAAAGACGGTGTCAGCCATACTCCGGATGAATGGTCTTCGCTGAATGATTGTGTCCAGGGAGTACATGTATTGAAATCGTATATCGAATCATTTTCTTAA
- a CDS encoding sulfite exporter TauE/SafE family protein has protein sequence MSAAFLITVFIIGLAGSFLSGLVGIGGAIVNYPMLLYIPPLLGFSGFSAHTAAGVVAVQVLAASFGGALGYRKGNQLYKPLILYMGIAVLIGSLIGGFGAKYLSEHIINLIYAILALIAVVMMFIPAKASNEQRENISFNKWIASGSAFIVGIGAGIVGAGGAFLLVPIMLVMLRIPTRITIASSLAITFISSVGAVTGKLFSGDVPLLPAAVIAVASILTSQLGAKAGQNTNTNVLQWILALLIAGTAIKVWSDILF, from the coding sequence ATGAGTGCGGCTTTTTTAATTACAGTATTTATTATTGGTCTGGCAGGCTCCTTCCTATCTGGACTTGTTGGTATAGGAGGCGCTATTGTCAATTATCCAATGCTTCTTTATATCCCGCCCTTACTTGGGTTTAGCGGATTCAGCGCCCATACAGCTGCGGGCGTCGTAGCTGTGCAAGTATTAGCCGCTTCTTTTGGAGGAGCACTCGGGTACCGGAAAGGAAACCAACTCTATAAACCGCTGATTTTATATATGGGAATTGCTGTTTTAATAGGCAGCCTCATCGGCGGTTTTGGAGCAAAGTATCTATCCGAACACATCATCAACTTGATCTATGCTATATTAGCTTTGATAGCGGTCGTTATGATGTTCATCCCTGCCAAAGCCAGCAACGAGCAGCGGGAAAATATCTCATTCAATAAATGGATTGCCTCTGGTTCTGCCTTTATTGTCGGAATAGGTGCCGGTATTGTGGGAGCAGGAGGAGCATTCTTACTTGTCCCTATCATGCTCGTTATGCTTCGAATACCGACGAGAATCACGATTGCTTCTTCCCTGGCAATAACGTTCATCTCCTCAGTAGGAGCAGTAACAGGTAAGCTGTTTTCTGGAGATGTTCCACTCTTGCCTGCAGCCGTCATTGCCGTTGCAAGTATCCTCACTTCCCAGCTTGGAGCTAAAGCAGGACAAAACACGAATACAAACGTACTGCAATGGATTTTAGCATTATTAATTGCAGGAACAGCTATTAAAGTATGGTCAGATATTTTATTCTAA
- a CDS encoding OsmC family protein: MIQLAKMNEKISAVAKGMNTKSTARDHQIVIDEPAKMGGSDEGANPLETLLASLAGCENAVANFVAKEMDFDLQGIDFEINGELDSRGMMGEKGVRPYFQKVTVNATVHTSESEERVKELQETVDSRCPVYTTLEAADVELTPNWVKA; the protein is encoded by the coding sequence ATGATTCAATTGGCTAAAATGAACGAAAAAATATCAGCAGTGGCAAAAGGTATGAACACGAAAAGTACAGCTCGCGATCACCAGATCGTAATTGATGAGCCAGCAAAAATGGGTGGAAGCGACGAAGGTGCCAATCCTCTTGAAACATTGCTTGCTTCACTTGCGGGTTGCGAAAATGCCGTAGCCAACTTTGTAGCTAAAGAAATGGATTTTGATCTTCAGGGCATTGATTTTGAGATCAATGGAGAATTGGATTCCAGAGGAATGATGGGAGAAAAAGGTGTACGCCCTTATTTCCAGAAAGTTACGGTAAATGCTACCGTGCACACCAGCGAATCAGAAGAGCGTGTGAAAGAATTACAGGAAACGGTAGACTCCCGCTGCCCTGTTTATACGACACTTGAAGCAGCAGATGTTGAACTCACACCGAATTGGGTTAAAGCATAA
- a CDS encoding TetR/AcrR family transcriptional regulator: MSEKKREIISAAAELIHTKGYEATKLSDIMQASDIGKGQFYHYFSSKRELGLTIVDYYAEMWDRELIQGVFHSSFSAEKKMENMLEWAVNYHVSTQALSGCPFGNLAIEMSEHDEEFRLKINNLIDQWINHLADVMKDLRGEDQALQHARVVVAQIEGGILLMKNYQDISILKDIIAMIRLNYLDKGE; encoded by the coding sequence GTGAGTGAAAAGAAAAGAGAAATCATTAGCGCTGCAGCTGAGTTAATTCACACAAAAGGTTATGAGGCCACAAAATTGAGTGATATTATGCAGGCTTCCGATATAGGAAAAGGTCAGTTCTATCACTATTTCTCTTCAAAAAGAGAGTTAGGTTTAACAATTGTGGATTATTATGCTGAAATGTGGGATCGGGAATTGATTCAAGGTGTTTTCCACTCTTCTTTTTCTGCAGAAAAGAAGATGGAAAACATGTTGGAATGGGCTGTGAATTATCATGTGAGCACTCAAGCACTCAGTGGATGCCCCTTTGGAAACCTGGCTATTGAAATGAGTGAACATGATGAAGAGTTTCGTCTTAAGATCAATAATCTGATCGATCAATGGATTAATCATCTTGCTGACGTAATGAAAGATTTACGTGGTGAAGATCAGGCTTTACAGCATGCTCGTGTTGTGGTTGCTCAAATTGAAGGTGGAATTTTGTTAATGAAAAATTATCAGGACATTTCCATCTTAAAAGATATTATTGCTATGATTCGATTAAACTACCTAGATAAAGGAGAATGA
- a CDS encoding MBL fold metallo-hydrolase, translating to MALQPLTAKQLAQKILSNKEVFILDIRKEEDFNDWAIEGENVRSLNVPYKQLENDPSSVKEQLPKDQTIYVVCAKGISSQKGVEMLEEAGVTDVTYVEGGMTAWSEHLEPMKIGDLSGGGELYQFLRLGKGCLSYMVISNGEAAVVDAVRMTDTYKNFADEKGVSIQYVLDTHLHADHISGGKTLADQTEADYYFPPKDDEGLTFNYNKLEDGTEITVGDTAKISAFYSPGHTIGSTSFIVDNQYLLTGDILFLDSIGRPDLAGKADDWVDDLRKTLYERYQLLSQDLTVLPAHFGAMKEVNQNGTVQAKLAELYEHNDRLNVEDDEEFRHLVTDGLPPQPNSHEEIRQINMGQKDPDQEEKREMEVGPNRCAV from the coding sequence ATGGCATTACAACCATTAACAGCTAAACAGCTGGCACAAAAAATTCTCTCAAACAAAGAAGTATTCATTCTTGATATTAGGAAAGAAGAAGATTTCAATGATTGGGCCATTGAAGGCGAGAATGTCCGCAGTCTTAACGTCCCTTATAAACAGCTCGAGAACGATCCATCTTCAGTAAAAGAGCAACTTCCTAAAGATCAGACTATCTATGTAGTTTGTGCAAAAGGGATTTCCTCCCAAAAAGGTGTGGAAATGCTAGAAGAGGCTGGAGTCACGGACGTCACCTATGTAGAAGGTGGTATGACAGCCTGGAGCGAACATTTAGAACCTATGAAAATTGGGGATCTTTCTGGAGGAGGAGAACTTTATCAATTCCTTCGCCTTGGTAAAGGCTGCCTATCCTACATGGTTATTTCCAATGGTGAAGCTGCCGTAGTGGATGCTGTCCGTATGACAGACACTTATAAGAATTTTGCGGATGAAAAAGGTGTATCCATTCAATATGTACTGGATACTCACCTTCACGCCGACCACATCTCAGGTGGAAAAACATTAGCTGACCAAACCGAAGCTGACTATTACTTCCCGCCTAAAGATGACGAAGGCTTAACGTTCAACTATAACAAACTCGAAGACGGGACCGAGATTACCGTGGGCGATACCGCTAAAATCTCTGCCTTTTATTCACCGGGGCACACGATAGGAAGTACAAGCTTTATTGTAGATAATCAATACTTGCTCACTGGCGATATTCTGTTCTTAGACTCTATTGGCCGACCAGATCTGGCTGGAAAAGCCGATGACTGGGTGGATGACCTGCGTAAGACACTATATGAGCGTTATCAGCTTCTTTCTCAGGACTTAACGGTGCTGCCGGCTCATTTCGGTGCTATGAAGGAAGTTAATCAAAACGGCACTGTTCAGGCGAAGCTTGCCGAGCTGTATGAGCATAATGACCGTTTAAATGTAGAAGACGATGAGGAGTTCAGACATCTTGTCACGGATGGACTGCCTCCACAGCCGAATAGTCATGAAGAAATCCGTCAAATTAATATGGGCCAGAAAGATCCAGATCAGGAAGAAAAACGCGAAATGGAAGTTGGTCCAAACCGCTGTGCTGTATAA
- a CDS encoding nucleotidyltransferase domain-containing protein, translating to MKRDAFHTARAFIDLYFPACQIAVLSGSVVRGEETHSSDLDIVIIDQEPFRKSYYYCEWPIEAFVHNENSLEDAFFIETQHGVPLMTRMCAEGTVLKGGKEAEKIIEEAQGSLLEGPSALSPSKLDELRYAISDKLDDLEGSTMPEEDIYSVSALIESLHQFILRINQKWVGEGKWMYRSLKNYDEALAGQLTKCLQSFYTRQEKGELIKFVDEILAPHGGRLFHDYYARF from the coding sequence TTGAAAAGAGATGCCTTTCACACAGCCCGCGCATTTATTGATTTATATTTTCCGGCTTGCCAGATTGCTGTACTCTCAGGAAGCGTCGTTCGTGGCGAGGAGACGCATTCATCAGATCTGGATATCGTGATTATTGATCAGGAACCCTTTCGAAAATCGTATTATTATTGCGAATGGCCGATTGAAGCGTTTGTCCATAATGAAAATTCCCTGGAAGATGCGTTTTTTATAGAAACTCAGCATGGAGTACCCTTGATGACCCGCATGTGTGCGGAGGGTACGGTCCTCAAAGGGGGCAAGGAAGCTGAAAAAATTATAGAAGAAGCCCAAGGCAGTTTATTAGAAGGCCCTAGTGCTTTATCTCCGAGTAAACTGGATGAATTGCGGTACGCGATTTCCGACAAGTTGGATGATCTGGAGGGATCCACCATGCCGGAAGAAGATATTTATTCCGTCAGTGCGCTGATAGAAAGTCTGCACCAGTTTATCCTAAGAATCAATCAGAAGTGGGTAGGAGAGGGTAAATGGATGTATCGTTCTCTGAAAAACTATGACGAAGCTTTGGCTGGCCAGTTAACAAAATGCCTTCAATCCTTTTATACTCGTCAGGAAAAAGGTGAATTAATCAAGTTCGTGGATGAAATTCTGGCTCCTCATGGGGGAAGGCTTTTTCATGATTATTATGCCAGGTTTTAA
- a CDS encoding penicillin-binding transpeptidase domain-containing protein, translating into MKWLKVIILSLAFIGLAGCSENPSPEETFKGYMAAWEDQDYETMYGLLGEDSKEKISEAEFTERYKNIYKDINVSDLEVTYSLPEEEQEYDQEETQTFAYKASMDSMAGTINFSHEAELVFEEDDDNVPWALKWNPSMIFAGMEEGDTIYPETLSPERGEIFGKDREGLAVNGTIQEVGLVLSRMEGEEEEAKQGLSEILNISVESIEQKLSQSWVKADSYVPIGSVANDDEESIAAIKELAGTQFNEIDNARVYPLGKAAAHLTGYVDDITAEQLKEREGEGYTSNDQVGQTGLERVMEQQLRGTPGGKVSILDENNDVKEVLAEKPASDGEDITLTIQTDVQKSVYDQLKGDSGSATAINPSTGEVSALVSAPSYDPNQFVLGMSQERRNELTEHPDRPLVNKFTKTYSPGSTFKPITASIGLESGTINPVTEMSIPERTYSEEGWGGYSVTRVPGANEEKQVNLRDALIRSDNIYFARSILDIGGETFLEQSKDFGFGEDIPLSYPISSSQILNGDSFGNNEPLLADTGYGQGEVQMSTLHLAMTYTPFINEGTMLKPVLMKNEENGQAWHESIMSPEKASTVRESLQAVVENENGTGYEPQVEGLELAGKTGTAELKQSLDQENAQENGWFIAWDTENPDLMVSMMIEDVEGGSHYVVPKVKNVFKEIR; encoded by the coding sequence ATGAAGTGGCTAAAGGTTATTATTCTTTCTCTTGCTTTCATAGGTCTTGCAGGCTGTTCTGAAAACCCGAGTCCGGAAGAAACGTTCAAGGGCTATATGGCAGCGTGGGAAGATCAAGATTATGAAACAATGTATGGACTGCTGGGAGAGGATTCTAAAGAGAAGATAAGCGAAGCAGAGTTTACAGAGAGGTACAAGAACATTTACAAAGATATTAATGTAAGTGACTTAGAAGTTACATATAGTCTTCCTGAAGAAGAACAGGAATATGACCAGGAGGAAACTCAAACGTTTGCCTATAAGGCAAGCATGGATTCCATGGCCGGAACGATTAATTTTTCGCATGAAGCTGAACTTGTATTTGAAGAAGATGATGATAATGTGCCGTGGGCGTTAAAATGGAACCCTTCCATGATCTTTGCAGGAATGGAAGAGGGCGATACCATTTATCCAGAAACCCTATCTCCTGAGCGTGGAGAGATCTTCGGCAAGGATAGAGAAGGACTTGCCGTAAATGGTACCATTCAGGAAGTTGGACTGGTACTGTCTAGAATGGAAGGCGAGGAAGAGGAAGCGAAACAAGGTTTGTCAGAGATCTTGAACATCTCTGTGGAAAGCATCGAACAAAAGCTAAGCCAGTCCTGGGTAAAGGCTGACTCTTATGTACCTATAGGGTCGGTGGCCAATGATGATGAAGAAAGTATTGCTGCCATTAAAGAATTAGCAGGGACCCAATTTAATGAGATTGACAATGCACGTGTTTATCCACTGGGCAAAGCCGCCGCTCATCTGACCGGTTATGTGGACGATATTACAGCGGAACAACTGAAGGAGCGGGAAGGTGAAGGCTATACTTCCAATGATCAGGTTGGACAGACTGGTCTTGAGAGAGTGATGGAGCAACAATTGAGAGGCACACCGGGTGGAAAAGTTTCGATCTTAGATGAAAATAATGATGTGAAAGAGGTACTGGCCGAGAAGCCTGCTTCAGATGGAGAGGATATTACCCTTACGATCCAAACTGATGTACAGAAATCGGTGTATGACCAATTAAAAGGAGACTCCGGTTCTGCTACCGCGATCAATCCTTCTACTGGAGAGGTAAGTGCTCTTGTGAGTGCTCCGTCCTATGACCCAAATCAATTTGTCTTAGGGATGAGTCAGGAGCGTAGAAACGAGTTGACGGAACACCCGGATCGTCCGCTTGTGAATAAATTTACTAAAACCTATTCTCCCGGATCGACGTTCAAACCGATTACGGCATCGATCGGTCTGGAATCAGGAACAATCAATCCAGTTACAGAGATGTCAATCCCTGAGCGAACTTACAGTGAAGAAGGCTGGGGCGGGTATTCAGTGACACGTGTTCCAGGAGCCAACGAAGAGAAGCAGGTGAATTTGCGTGATGCGCTTATACGATCAGATAATATTTATTTTGCGCGTTCTATTTTAGATATTGGTGGAGAAACCTTTTTAGAGCAGTCGAAGGATTTTGGTTTTGGAGAAGACATCCCGCTATCCTATCCAATAAGCTCTTCACAGATTCTGAATGGAGATTCGTTTGGGAACAACGAACCGCTGCTTGCCGATACAGGCTATGGCCAGGGGGAAGTTCAGATGAGTACTTTACACTTGGCTATGACTTACACCCCTTTTATTAATGAAGGTACGATGCTAAAACCTGTCTTAATGAAGAATGAAGAGAATGGGCAGGCATGGCATGAAAGTATCATGAGTCCGGAAAAGGCGTCTACCGTACGCGAATCACTGCAAGCGGTAGTGGAAAATGAAAATGGTACAGGGTACGAGCCGCAGGTGGAAGGGCTTGAACTCGCAGGAAAAACCGGAACGGCCGAGTTAAAACAATCTCTTGATCAAGAAAATGCGCAGGAGAACGGATGGTTTATTGCGTGGGATACCGAGAATCCTGATTTGATGGTTTCTATGATGATCGAGGATGTCGAGGGTGGCAGCCACTACGTCGTTCCAAAAGTGAAAAATGTATTTAAGGAAATTCGCTGA
- a CDS encoding DUF3100 domain-containing protein, with the protein MSTGMGSGLWKDWRLHVLVLITVLVTEAIGTYSFTIGPGVVLLLPMLYALIIGLILYFTPIVKEKQSKNAEPIIVLGVALLLAKIGVIIGPSLPQLIEAGPALLLQELGNLGTILLALPVAVWLGLKRESIGMTHSVAREPNVGLIMDKYGISSAEGQGVMAVYIFGTVFGAVFMGLISGFLATVTPLHPLSFAMASGIGSGSMMAAASGSLIEAFPDLENQIVAFAGASNLLSLSTGLYISIFIGLPLTEKLYGVMTRKQKG; encoded by the coding sequence ATGAGCACTGGAATGGGCTCTGGACTATGGAAAGACTGGAGGCTTCATGTTCTTGTATTAATAACCGTCTTAGTAACGGAAGCAATCGGCACGTACAGTTTTACCATTGGCCCGGGTGTGGTTCTGCTGCTGCCGATGCTGTATGCGTTAATTATTGGTCTGATCTTGTATTTTACTCCTATTGTGAAGGAAAAGCAGTCTAAGAACGCTGAGCCGATTATCGTTCTCGGTGTAGCCCTTCTTTTGGCTAAGATTGGCGTTATCATTGGTCCGTCTCTGCCTCAGCTGATTGAAGCAGGCCCAGCTTTATTACTGCAGGAGTTAGGGAACCTGGGTACGATTCTTCTCGCTTTACCTGTAGCCGTATGGCTTGGATTAAAACGTGAGTCGATTGGAATGACGCACTCTGTAGCCAGGGAACCCAACGTAGGACTGATTATGGACAAGTACGGCATCAGTTCAGCTGAAGGTCAGGGTGTTATGGCGGTTTATATCTTTGGGACGGTTTTTGGAGCGGTATTTATGGGGCTGATTTCTGGCTTTCTGGCTACAGTGACCCCGCTTCATCCTCTTTCTTTTGCAATGGCCTCCGGAATCGGTAGCGGCAGTATGATGGCAGCAGCAAGCGGGTCGCTTATTGAAGCGTTTCCTGATTTAGAAAACCAGATAGTAGCATTTGCGGGAGCAAGTAATCTATTATCTCTTTCAACAGGCCTTTACATTAGTATTTTTATAGGGCTGCCCCTGACAGAAAAGCTGTATGGCGTCATGACTAGAAAACAGAAAGGGTAA
- a CDS encoding phosphotriesterase family protein, producing the protein MGMVETVLGPLETEKLGKTLIHEHFYFGYPGFQGDMTLGGFDFEEKKRQGIEIAEMVQQQGVETVVDPTPNECGRDVRLLQAVSEDTGLNIICATGFYYEGEGATPYFKFRQQLGTAEEEIYEMFMEEITHGIEGTGIKPGIIKLASSKNEITSYERMFFRAAVRAQKETGIVLLTHTQEGTMGPEQAAFLIEEGADPSKVVIGHMCGATDINQHLQVLNQGVYMAMDRWGLQGIVGAPMDEERKAVLAGLLALGYEKQLFLSHDTVNVWWGRPPVLPDQLMNLLQNWQPDHLFKRVVPELKEKNAITEEHLAQIFISNSSRLFS; encoded by the coding sequence ATGGGAATGGTAGAAACTGTACTTGGTCCGTTGGAGACAGAGAAGTTAGGGAAAACATTGATTCATGAGCATTTCTATTTTGGTTATCCAGGATTTCAAGGTGATATGACACTTGGAGGATTTGACTTTGAAGAGAAAAAGCGTCAGGGCATAGAAATTGCTGAAATGGTCCAACAGCAAGGGGTTGAAACAGTGGTGGATCCGACGCCCAATGAGTGTGGGCGTGACGTTCGGCTGCTCCAAGCTGTTTCGGAAGATACTGGGCTGAACATTATTTGCGCAACCGGCTTTTATTATGAAGGTGAAGGAGCAACTCCATATTTTAAGTTCCGCCAGCAGCTGGGAACGGCAGAAGAAGAAATTTATGAAATGTTCATGGAAGAGATTACGCATGGAATTGAAGGGACAGGTATTAAACCAGGAATTATTAAACTTGCCTCCAGTAAAAACGAAATTACATCTTATGAACGTATGTTTTTTCGAGCAGCGGTAAGGGCGCAGAAAGAGACAGGTATTGTGCTTTTAACACATACCCAGGAGGGAACAATGGGACCTGAGCAGGCGGCGTTTCTAATTGAAGAGGGAGCGGATCCTTCAAAAGTTGTGATTGGCCATATGTGCGGAGCAACCGATATAAATCAGCACTTACAGGTACTCAATCAGGGAGTTTATATGGCGATGGATCGATGGGGATTACAGGGCATTGTTGGAGCCCCTATGGACGAAGAGAGAAAGGCTGTACTCGCTGGTTTGCTTGCATTAGGTTATGAAAAACAATTGTTTCTTTCCCATGATACGGTCAATGTATGGTGGGGACGCCCTCCCGTTTTACCCGATCAGCTTATGAATCTGCTTCAAAACTGGCAGCCGGATCACTTATTTAAACGAGTAGTGCCAGAACTTAAAGAAAAGAATGCGATAACAGAAGAACATCTGGCACAAATCTTTATTTCGAATAGCTCTCGTTTGTTTTCATAA